The following proteins come from a genomic window of Candidatus Eisenbacteria bacterium:
- a CDS encoding bifunctional 3,4-dihydroxy-2-butanone-4-phosphate synthase/GTP cyclohydrolase II: MEKRTGAFSPVEEAIDAIRRGEMVVVVDDEDRENEGDLILAAEKATPEAVNFLSREARGLICVPLTEERCRELRLDPMVSENTARLGTRFSVSVDALRGTTTGISAPDRSATIRALVDPATRPEDLGRPGHIFPLTAADGGVLRRAGHTEAALDLARMAGLYSAGVLCEILSEDGTMARLPELRVFAARHGFPLVSIADLIQYRLNRDTLVERVATATLPTEHGSFRLHMFEDQLQRSPHLALTLGDVGGGGPALVRVHSECLTGDVFGSLRCDCGDQLRGALARIGAEGRGVLLYMRQEGRGIGLKNKLRAYHLQDCGLDTVEANLRLGFEADLRDYGIGAQILRALGVHEIRLLTNNPKKIVGLEAYGLRVVERLPIEVEANDMNRRYLLTKKNKLGHLLHTTDRVDGEEKEGESHGACCGG, from the coding sequence ATGGAGAAAAGAACCGGCGCTTTCTCGCCCGTCGAGGAGGCGATCGACGCGATCCGCCGGGGTGAGATGGTGGTGGTCGTCGACGACGAGGACCGGGAGAACGAGGGGGACCTGATCCTCGCGGCGGAGAAAGCGACGCCGGAGGCGGTGAACTTTCTCAGCCGGGAGGCGCGCGGACTGATCTGCGTCCCCCTCACCGAGGAACGTTGCCGCGAGCTGCGGCTGGACCCGATGGTGTCGGAGAACACGGCGCGTCTGGGGACCCGCTTCTCCGTTTCGGTGGACGCGCTCCGCGGCACCACCACCGGCATCAGCGCGCCGGACCGGTCGGCGACCATACGGGCGCTGGTCGATCCGGCGACGCGACCCGAGGACCTCGGCCGTCCCGGCCACATCTTCCCCCTCACGGCGGCCGACGGCGGCGTGCTTCGCCGGGCGGGACACACCGAGGCGGCGTTGGACCTGGCGCGCATGGCCGGCCTCTATTCGGCGGGTGTGCTCTGCGAGATCCTCTCCGAGGACGGGACCATGGCGCGCCTGCCGGAGCTGCGCGTCTTCGCGGCCCGACACGGCTTTCCGCTCGTCTCCATCGCCGACCTGATCCAGTACCGTCTCAACCGGGACACGCTGGTGGAGCGCGTGGCGACGGCGACGCTCCCCACCGAGCACGGTTCCTTCCGGCTCCACATGTTCGAGGACCAGCTGCAGCGCTCTCCCCACCTGGCGCTCACCCTCGGAGACGTGGGAGGAGGCGGGCCGGCGCTGGTGCGCGTCCATTCCGAGTGTCTCACCGGCGACGTCTTCGGCTCGCTCCGCTGCGATTGCGGGGACCAACTGCGGGGCGCTCTCGCGCGGATCGGCGCCGAGGGACGGGGCGTTCTCCTTTACATGCGGCAGGAGGGGCGCGGCATCGGCCTCAAGAACAAGCTGCGCGCGTATCATCTGCAGGATTGCGGGCTGGACACGGTGGAGGCGAACCTCCGCCTCGGTTTCGAAGCGGACCTCAGGGACTACGGCATCGGCGCGCAGATCCTGCGCGCACTCGGCGTGCATGAGATTCGCCTGCTCACCAACAACCCGAAGAAGATCGTCGGTCTCGAGGCTTACGGGCTGCGGGTGGTGGAACGCCTCCCCATCGAGGTGGAGGCGAACGACATGAACCGGCGTTACCTGTTGACGAAAAAGAACAAGCTGGGCCATCTGCTCCACACGACGGATCGTGTGGACGGAGAGGAGAAGGAAGGAGAGAGCCATGGCGCGTGTTGTGGAGGGTAG
- a CDS encoding 6,7-dimethyl-8-ribityllumazine synthase: MARVVEGRLDGTGKKFGVVLSRFNDMIGRRLLDGALDCLVRHGVAEEDVRVVRVPGSFEIPLVAARMAATKSYDAVICLGAVIRGETPHFDYVAGEVAKGINRIALDTGVPVLFGIVTADTLDQALERAGAKQGNRGWDAGLSALEMAALMKEDLG, from the coding sequence ATGGCGCGTGTTGTGGAGGGTAGGCTGGACGGAACGGGAAAGAAGTTCGGCGTCGTGCTGAGTCGTTTCAACGACATGATCGGCCGGCGTCTCCTGGACGGCGCCCTCGACTGCCTCGTCCGCCACGGAGTCGCCGAGGAGGACGTGCGTGTGGTGCGCGTTCCCGGCTCTTTCGAGATCCCCCTCGTGGCGGCGCGCATGGCGGCCACCAAGTCGTACGACGCGGTGATCTGCCTCGGCGCGGTGATCCGCGGCGAGACCCCTCACTTCGATTACGTGGCCGGCGAGGTGGCCAAGGGGATCAACCGGATCGCCCTCGACACCGGCGTGCCGGTCCTCTTCGGCATCGTGACCGCCGATACGCTCGATCAGGCGTTGGAGCGCGCGGGCGCCAAACAGGGGAACCGCGGCTGGGACGCGGGCCTTTCCGCGCTGGAGATGGCCGCGCTGATGAAGGAGGATCTCGGCTAG
- a CDS encoding UvrD-helicase domain-containing protein gives MESGLDLERELNDEQREAVLHEEGPLLVLAGAGSGKTRVLTYRFAHLVRRRGVSPSRILAVTFTNKAAGEMRERIEGLIGRLPYRLWVGTFHSIGARLLRETAHRTGLDRDFTIFDDDDQRRLIRSLCKDQGLDPTAERVGRILSAIRRRKSSSAGIGGGEGNGPRTPERMEFDRIAPLYEEGLRRMNALDFDDLLLRPVRLFHDHPEILQEYAYRFEHVLVDEYQDVNVIQNETVRLLHGAHHNVCAVGDDDQSIYRWRGADVRHILRFEESFPDARVVRLERNYRSRKPILDAASAVIGHNRGRRGKRLWTDREGGEMLERLEFRTERDEGLSLAREISRRIGDGRNRPADFALFYRTNAQSRSLEEGMRLHAVPYTIVGGTRFYERKEVKDLLAYLRVLVNERDDVSLGRVLNVPARGIGDVTRERLVAFAAGRGIPLRRALASAGEATDLSARARKILAGLDLLLARYAERSVAGGSPHGILRDLVQELRFVEALEEKEGERGSMRAENVEELVSAVAEYENRNPESTLVDFLAEVSLLTDIDTWEEGLDAVTLMTLHNSKGLEFLRVHIAGVEEGLLPHAFSMMSDDEIEEERRLFYVGLTRAKEKVTLSSVRSRMRFGEIAPCVPSRFFEEIPPELIEERLLGPDPARSFRPSLFPAATAAPREKQDPFPDYENESQEASVLVPGERIRHGVWGIGRVEGVEGSGEKTKITVRFDAGFTKKIMVRYASIRRL, from the coding sequence ATGGAAAGCGGGCTGGATCTGGAAAGAGAGTTGAACGACGAGCAGAGGGAGGCGGTCCTCCACGAGGAGGGGCCGCTCCTGGTCCTCGCCGGCGCCGGTAGCGGCAAGACACGGGTGCTCACCTACCGGTTCGCCCACCTTGTCCGGCGAAGGGGCGTCTCCCCCTCCCGGATCCTCGCCGTCACCTTCACCAACAAAGCGGCGGGGGAGATGCGGGAACGAATCGAGGGACTGATCGGCCGTCTCCCCTACCGACTCTGGGTCGGCACCTTTCACTCCATCGGCGCGCGCCTCCTCCGCGAAACGGCGCACCGAACCGGCCTCGACCGGGACTTCACCATCTTCGACGACGACGATCAGCGCCGCCTGATCCGTTCTCTCTGCAAGGACCAGGGGCTGGACCCGACGGCGGAGAGGGTGGGGCGCATCCTTTCCGCGATCCGCCGGCGCAAGTCGTCGTCCGCAGGGATCGGTGGCGGTGAGGGGAACGGGCCGCGCACGCCCGAAAGGATGGAGTTCGACCGGATCGCCCCTCTTTACGAAGAAGGGCTCCGGCGGATGAACGCCCTCGACTTCGACGATCTCCTCCTCCGCCCCGTCCGTCTCTTTCACGATCACCCGGAGATCCTGCAGGAGTACGCCTACCGTTTCGAGCATGTGTTGGTCGACGAATATCAGGACGTGAACGTAATTCAAAACGAGACGGTGCGGCTTCTGCACGGCGCTCACCACAATGTCTGCGCCGTCGGCGACGACGACCAATCGATCTATCGCTGGCGAGGCGCCGACGTGCGGCACATCCTCCGTTTCGAGGAGAGCTTTCCCGACGCGCGGGTGGTGCGTCTCGAGAGGAACTACCGCTCACGGAAACCGATTCTGGACGCGGCGTCCGCGGTGATCGGCCACAACCGGGGCCGGCGCGGGAAGCGTCTCTGGACCGACCGGGAGGGAGGGGAGATGCTGGAACGCCTCGAGTTCCGCACCGAGCGGGACGAGGGGCTCTCCTTGGCGCGGGAGATCTCGCGGAGGATCGGCGACGGGCGGAACCGCCCGGCGGATTTCGCCCTCTTCTACCGGACCAACGCCCAATCCCGTTCCCTCGAAGAGGGGATGCGCCTGCATGCCGTCCCGTACACCATCGTGGGAGGAACGCGTTTCTACGAAAGAAAAGAGGTGAAGGATCTTCTCGCCTATCTGCGCGTTCTCGTCAACGAGCGGGACGACGTTTCCCTCGGCCGCGTGTTGAACGTGCCGGCCCGGGGGATCGGCGACGTCACCAGGGAACGGCTCGTCGCCTTCGCCGCCGGACGGGGAATCCCGCTACGGCGCGCGCTCGCCTCGGCCGGAGAGGCGACGGACCTGAGCGCACGGGCGCGGAAGATCCTCGCCGGCCTGGATCTCCTGCTCGCCCGCTACGCCGAGAGAAGCGTCGCGGGCGGTTCCCCTCACGGGATCCTCCGCGACCTCGTTCAGGAGCTTCGTTTCGTCGAAGCCCTGGAGGAGAAGGAAGGGGAGAGGGGAAGCATGCGCGCGGAGAACGTGGAAGAACTCGTTTCCGCGGTGGCGGAGTACGAGAACCGCAATCCCGAGAGCACCCTCGTCGATTTTCTCGCCGAAGTATCCCTGCTCACCGACATCGACACCTGGGAAGAGGGGCTGGACGCGGTCACGCTGATGACACTTCACAATTCAAAGGGTTTGGAGTTTCTTCGGGTCCACATCGCCGGCGTCGAGGAGGGGCTTCTCCCGCACGCCTTCTCCATGATGAGCGACGACGAGATCGAGGAGGAGAGGCGCCTTTTCTACGTCGGACTGACCCGGGCGAAGGAGAAGGTGACCCTCTCCTCGGTGCGGAGCCGCATGCGTTTCGGGGAAATCGCCCCCTGCGTTCCTTCCCGGTTTTTCGAGGAGATTCCGCCGGAGCTGATCGAGGAGAGGCTCCTCGGACCGGACCCGGCGCGCTCCTTCCGGCCTTCCCTCTTTCCCGCCGCAACGGCGGCGCCACGGGAAAAGCAGGACCCCTTCCCGGATTACGAGAACGAATCCCAGGAAGCGTCCGTTCTCGTTCCGGGAGAGAGGATCCGCCACGGCGTATGGGGAATCGGGCGTGTGGAGGGGGTGGAGGGGAGCGGCGAGAAGACCAAGATCACCGTGCGCTTCGACGCGGGATTCACGAAGAAGATCATGGTGCGCTACGCATCGATCCGGAGGCTGTAA
- the ribD gene encoding bifunctional diaminohydroxyphosphoribosylaminopyrimidine deaminase/5-amino-6-(5-phosphoribosylamino)uracil reductase RibD — protein sequence MTIQGNPPGPFMREALRLAERGRGTTSPNPMVGAVVVLGGRVIGRGWHRRAGEPHAEAIALEEAGEKARGAALYVTLEPCCHRGRTGPCTDRILEAGIVRVNAATIDPYPEVCGLGIDRLREAGVRVEVGEGEKEALRLNEAFFLALREGRPWVDLKMAATLDGKIADGLGVSQWISGEESRKVVHHLRWGTDAVIAGIGTVLVDDPLLTARRRGSTREPLRVLLDGDLRTPLSARTLREADAARVRIAAMESAPRSRKSALEERGATVWTFPAAPDGEVPLRAVLERLHGEGARRVLVEGGGVVAGSFLRERLVDRIHLFYAPKLLGRGKDLFPGLGDLALGQAMPMRIEKVRRRGADLEVVLEPERESCSPVS from the coding sequence ATGACGATCCAGGGGAACCCACCCGGACCTTTCATGCGGGAAGCGCTCCGCCTCGCCGAGAGGGGGCGGGGAACCACATCGCCCAATCCGATGGTCGGCGCGGTGGTGGTCCTCGGGGGGAGGGTGATCGGTCGCGGATGGCACCGCCGCGCGGGCGAACCGCATGCCGAGGCGATCGCTCTGGAGGAGGCGGGGGAAAAGGCGAGGGGCGCCGCACTCTACGTCACGCTGGAGCCATGCTGCCACCGGGGCCGTACCGGTCCCTGCACCGACAGGATCCTCGAAGCGGGGATCGTCCGGGTGAACGCGGCGACGATCGATCCCTATCCCGAGGTGTGCGGTCTCGGGATCGACCGTCTCCGTGAGGCGGGGGTTCGGGTCGAAGTCGGAGAGGGGGAGAAGGAGGCGCTCCGTCTGAACGAGGCGTTCTTTCTCGCCCTTCGGGAGGGGCGTCCCTGGGTGGATCTCAAGATGGCGGCCACCTTGGACGGGAAGATCGCCGACGGTCTGGGCGTCTCGCAGTGGATTTCCGGCGAGGAGTCGAGGAAAGTGGTGCACCACCTGCGCTGGGGTACGGACGCCGTGATCGCGGGGATCGGCACCGTACTCGTGGACGACCCCCTCCTGACCGCGCGTCGACGCGGCTCGACGCGCGAGCCCCTTCGCGTTCTCCTCGACGGCGACTTGCGGACCCCTCTCTCGGCGCGCACCCTTCGTGAAGCGGACGCCGCGCGCGTGCGGATCGCCGCCATGGAGAGCGCCCCCCGTTCGCGAAAGAGCGCCCTCGAAGAGAGAGGGGCGACGGTGTGGACCTTCCCGGCCGCGCCGGACGGAGAGGTGCCTCTCCGGGCCGTGCTCGAGCGCCTGCACGGCGAGGGGGCGCGGCGCGTCCTCGTCGAGGGGGGAGGCGTCGTGGCCGGATCCTTCCTCCGCGAACGCCTGGTGGATCGAATTCACCTTTTCTACGCGCCGAAACTGCTCGGACGGGGGAAGGATCTCTTCCCCGGCTTGGGGGACCTGGCGCTCGGACAGGCGATGCCGATGCGGATCGAGAAAGTCCGGCGGCGGGGCGCCGATCTGGAAGTGGTGCTGGAACCGGAGAGGGAATCGTGTTCACCGGTCTCGTAG
- the nusB gene encoding transcription antitermination factor NusB, which translates to MGKRRRGRELALKLLYRLDLTGEKWEDVRVRVDEYEKNEAVLDFAVVLVEAVLSRRERIDAALESASDRWRVNRMPFIDRNVIRIALAEHLVRGRPEPAIIIDEAVELVRTYSTDESGSFVNGVLDRILREREPGSLAADSGAEESAADSGAEETGAESTPEGS; encoded by the coding sequence GTGGGGAAACGCCGGCGGGGGCGCGAACTCGCCCTCAAGCTCCTCTACCGTCTCGACCTGACCGGTGAGAAGTGGGAGGACGTGCGCGTCCGCGTGGACGAATACGAAAAGAACGAGGCGGTCCTCGATTTCGCCGTCGTGTTGGTGGAGGCGGTGCTCTCCCGCCGGGAGAGGATCGACGCCGCTCTGGAATCCGCTTCCGACCGCTGGCGGGTCAATCGGATGCCCTTCATCGACCGGAACGTGATCCGCATCGCCCTCGCGGAGCATCTGGTGCGCGGACGACCGGAGCCGGCGATCATCATCGACGAGGCGGTCGAGTTGGTCCGCACGTACTCCACCGATGAGTCGGGTTCCTTCGTGAACGGCGTGCTCGACCGGATCCTTCGGGAGAGGGAACCGGGGAGCCTCGCAGCCGATTCCGGCGCCGAGGAGAGCGCAGCCGATTCCGGCGCCGAGGAGACCGGCGCGGAATCCACCCCGGAAGGTTCCTGA
- a CDS encoding riboflavin synthase yields MFTGLVEEVGRIASLRRSGDALRLGVDAPRIAEGLERGDSVAVNGVCLTAALVRDGSFEADVVGETRRRTYLERLRPGSPVNLERALRAGDRMGGHMVQGHVDGVGRVVSLRPAGTGKILTVLLPEGTERYVVEKGSIAVDGTSLTVAEREGRIARIALVPETLAETVLGKKVSDDPVHIEVDVIAKYVESLLPGGGRSPDWYRENGYG; encoded by the coding sequence GTGTTCACCGGTCTCGTAGAAGAAGTGGGGCGGATCGCCTCGTTACGCCGGAGCGGCGACGCGCTCCGCCTCGGTGTCGACGCGCCGCGGATCGCCGAGGGGCTGGAGCGGGGGGATTCGGTGGCGGTGAACGGCGTCTGTCTGACCGCGGCTCTCGTCCGTGACGGTTCTTTCGAGGCGGACGTGGTCGGCGAGACGCGCCGGCGGACTTATCTGGAGCGGCTGAGGCCCGGCTCGCCGGTCAACCTGGAGAGGGCGCTCCGCGCGGGGGATCGGATGGGCGGACACATGGTGCAGGGGCACGTGGACGGCGTCGGCCGCGTGGTCTCTCTCCGCCCGGCAGGGACGGGGAAGATCCTCACCGTGCTTTTGCCGGAAGGGACGGAACGGTACGTGGTCGAGAAGGGATCGATCGCCGTCGACGGCACGAGCCTGACCGTGGCGGAGCGGGAGGGAAGGATCGCGCGGATCGCGCTCGTTCCGGAGACGCTCGCGGAAACCGTTTTAGGTAAAAAAGTTTCAGACGATCCCGTACACATCGAGGTGGACGTGATCGCCAAATACGTGGAGAGTCTGCTCCCCGGCGGGGGGCGCTCCCCGGATTGGTATCGGGAGAACGGTTATGGATGA
- a CDS encoding glycosyltransferase family 4 protein codes for MTGLFPLCYVASVFTTAGPIREGGRIDGLRILVVNWRDGKNPEAGGAEVHLHEIFGRIAAMGNSVTLLAHRFPGALEEEYVGGVRVLRVGGKFDFHFHVLPAWFRRLRREGYDVVVEDLNKLPFFLPLAVRVPCGAILHHFFGSSIWKETNPLFAAYVGAGEWVVRHTYRKIPFCVVSESTADELRRNGFADERIRIIHNAVDHDLYKPDRSVEPAPGRILYLGRVKKYKGIDLILHALVRIRREIPEAHLVVVGQGDDLPRLHRLKDRLGLADAVSFHGFVDTATKVDLLRRAMVMVTPSPKEGWGVTTIEGNACGTPVVASDAPGLRDAVRDGRTGFLFPYGDVEAMADRVRRLLTDRELRRRFSEEAVLWAGRFRWDRSAEETLEWLRALAGRGEER; via the coding sequence TTGACGGGGCTGTTCCCGTTATGCTATGTTGCATCAGTTTTTACGACGGCCGGGCCGATTCGGGAGGGCGGTAGGATCGACGGGCTCCGCATTCTCGTGGTCAACTGGAGGGACGGCAAGAATCCGGAGGCGGGCGGCGCCGAGGTGCATCTGCACGAGATCTTCGGCCGGATCGCCGCGATGGGAAATTCCGTCACGCTCCTGGCGCATCGTTTTCCCGGCGCGCTCGAAGAGGAGTACGTGGGGGGCGTGCGCGTCCTCCGCGTAGGCGGTAAATTCGATTTCCATTTCCACGTGCTTCCCGCCTGGTTCCGGCGCCTCCGGCGGGAGGGTTACGACGTGGTGGTGGAGGACCTGAACAAACTCCCCTTCTTTCTCCCCCTGGCCGTCCGTGTCCCCTGCGGAGCGATCCTCCACCATTTCTTCGGCTCCTCGATCTGGAAGGAGACGAACCCGCTCTTCGCCGCCTACGTGGGCGCCGGCGAGTGGGTGGTGCGCCACACCTACAGGAAGATCCCCTTCTGCGTCGTATCCGAATCGACGGCGGACGAATTGCGGCGCAACGGTTTCGCCGACGAGAGGATCCGAATCATCCACAACGCGGTGGATCACGATCTCTACAAACCGGACCGATCGGTGGAACCGGCGCCGGGGCGCATCCTCTATCTGGGACGGGTGAAGAAGTACAAGGGGATCGACCTGATTCTTCACGCCCTGGTCCGCATCCGGCGGGAGATTCCGGAGGCGCACCTCGTGGTGGTGGGGCAAGGGGACGATCTCCCGCGCCTCCACCGCTTGAAGGACCGTCTCGGGCTCGCCGACGCCGTTTCCTTCCATGGGTTCGTCGACACGGCGACCAAGGTGGATCTTCTCAGGCGGGCGATGGTGATGGTGACTCCCTCTCCGAAGGAGGGTTGGGGGGTGACCACCATCGAGGGGAACGCCTGCGGAACGCCGGTGGTGGCGAGCGACGCGCCGGGCCTCCGCGACGCCGTGAGGGACGGGCGGACCGGTTTTCTCTTCCCCTACGGCGACGTGGAAGCCATGGCGGACCGTGTGCGACGGCTCCTCACCGACCGGGAACTGCGCCGCCGTTTCTCCGAGGAGGCGGTCCTCTGGGCGGGGCGGTTTCGCTGGGACCGTTCCGCGGAGGAAACCCTGGAATGGCTCCGCGCGCTGGCGGGTCGGGGAGAGGAGAGGTGA